Proteins encoded within one genomic window of Ursus arctos isolate Adak ecotype North America unplaced genomic scaffold, UrsArc2.0 scaffold_9, whole genome shotgun sequence:
- the NKX1-1 gene encoding NK1 transcription factor-related protein 1 encodes MSASGPAAPGDGPALQPPPPGPGPGPAPPTPAAARDTMDGRADLPAFPRAGPPPLAASDTVPAAPEGAGAARPGPPPRPTSFSVLDILDPNKFNSRRRRCVLLGPVAPAACAPCAPAPCAPAPAAPGRPPRAEELERRALAAAGGAGAATGAEPPHAGDPYKADEAEASGYSSGGGGRSPSADSGDDAPDDDDDDEAPDAGTARGAEEARGGGGGGLAARGSGCPGAAEAEAPPGAVDEAAAPGPRGSSPGAPGPPGASAAAAGGAGTTPQGAAATKPKRKRTGSDSKSGKPRRARTAFTYEQLVALENKFKATRYLSVCERLNLALSLSLTETQVKIWFQNRRTKWKKQNPGADTSAPTGGGGAAGPGAGPGAGLPGGLSPLSPSPPMGAPLAMHGPAAYPAHGPGGLVCAAQLPFLSSPAVLSPFVLGSQTYGAPAFYAPHL; translated from the exons ATGAGCGCGAGCGGCCCGGCGGCTCCCGGGGACGGCCCGGcgctgcagccgccgccgcccgggcccGGCCCGGGGCCCGCACCGCCCAcgcccgccgccgcccgggaCACCATGGACGGGCGCGCCGACCTGCCCGCCTTCCCCCGGGCGGGACCCCCGCCGCTCGCCGCCAGCGACACGGTGCCCGCGGCCCCCGAAGGTGCCGGGGCGGCCCGGCCTGGCCCGCCGCCGCGCCCCACCTCCTTCTCCGTGTTGGACATTCTGGACCCCAACAAGTTCAACAGCAGAAGACGCCGCTGTGTGCTTCTGGGCCCCGTGGCGCCCGCCGCGTGCGCCCCGTGCGCTCCGGCCCCGTGCGCTCCGGCCCCCGCCGCCCCGGGACGCCCGCCGCGCGCAGAGGAGCTGGAGCGCCGCGCCCTCGCCGCCGCCGGAGGAGCTGGAGCCGCCACCGGAGCTGAGCCGCCGC ACGCCGGCGACCCCTACAAGGCGGACGAGGCCGAGGCCAGCGGCtacagcagcggcggcggcggccgcagcCCGAGCGCCGACAGCGGGGACGACGCGcccgacgacgacgacgacgacgaggCGCCCGACGCGGGGACTGCGCGCGGCGCGGAGGAGGCgcggggaggcggcggcggcggcctcgCGGCCCGCGGGTCGGGCTGCCCGGGCGCGGCCGAGGCCGAGGCGCCCCCCGGAGCGGTGGACGAGGCTGCAGCCCCCGGCCCCCGCGGGAGCTCGCCCGGAGCCCCGGGCCCGCCGGGGGCCTCGGCAGCggcggcggggggcgcggggaCGACCCCACAGGGCGCGGCGGCGACGAAGCCCAAGCGGAAGCGCACGGGCTCGGACTCCAAGTCCGGGAAGCCGCGGCGCGCGCGCACCGCCTTCACCTACGAGCAGCTCGTGGCGCTGGAGAACAAGTTCAAGGCGACGCGCTACCTGTCGGTGTGCGAGCGCCTCAACCTGGCGCTGTCGCTGAGCCTCACCGAGACGCAGGTGAAGATCTGGTTCCAGAACCGCCGCACCAAGTGGAAGAAGCAGAACCCCGGCGCCGACACGAGCGCGCCGaccggcggcggcggggccgcgGGGCCGGGCGCGGGGCCGGGCGCGGGGCTGCCCGGCGGCCTCAGCCCGCTCAGCCCGTCGCCGCCCATGGGCGCGCCGCTCGCCATGCACGGCCCCGCCGCGTACCCGGCGCACGGCCCCGGCGGCCTGGTGTGCGCCGCGCAGCTGCCCTTCCTGTCCAGCCCGGCCGTGCTGTCGCCCTTCGTGCTGGGCTCGCAGACCTACGGCGCGCCCGCCTTTTACGCGCCGCACCTCTGA